Genomic DNA from Coffea arabica cultivar ET-39 chromosome 7e, Coffea Arabica ET-39 HiFi, whole genome shotgun sequence:
TACCGCTTCAAAGTGATAATAAATATTTTGAGGTGTTACGAATTGAGTAACCTGGTCGGATGAGTTTTTTGATATAGTACGGACTGGACTTCGTTAGGCTTGGATTGTTGTTTTATAACCTCTCACTTAatgcatttatacatttatattaatatacataatattaattatacatttatacatatgaTTTACATTTATAGATATGTCTCGACATAGGATTCAGAAAGCCTATTAAAGGAAGTAAATTTTTACTTTTAAGCATGCAGATACACAGGTTGTAATGTGTTGTTCTAGCTTGAGTGTCTTtgaaaacaataaataaataaataacattttttttaggtgacgtatatgaaataaaaaataattaaaacttatatttatgatataagtaaataaaattgtGTAAATAATCTATTTACTCAAAATGTATTGTTTGTCTTTTTAGttgaatgaattgaaaaagTAACAGATATTTATAGGAATACATTCATATAATAacatttatttataatttatacatttatttatagTAATAGATAATATAATacaattataatatatttataagagttttatataagtaaataaatatatttattcataaatatttataattgtattataaatgcataaatgtatatttatataaaaatatataaattataaatcacaaatatattaatttatacatttatataatattcatttataattatatgtatttataataatatacatttatacatttataaatatattagtattaaAAGTTATATTGCCAAATACGTGCTATAAAGTCATATTGCATAGTATTCTATTTAAAAGTCATATTGCTAATTTATACTCCATAAAGCTACTTTACGTAATTGGTTTGAGAGGATGATGAAGTCTCTAATGGGACATGTCTGACCAATTACATACTTAATTTATGTCTAATGGGACATGTCTAGATTCCCGACATTTAATTTATGTCCAATACGCAAGTGGTATTAACACATTTATGGAATTGGTTATACTCATACAAAACATGCTTATATAAACATATATACAGCTATATACATCCCTTATCATGGCCTGGAACAACCGCCGTGGTGCTAGAGGACGCAATGCGGACCGCATGAGGCAAGATGAGGAAGATGAGGCCTTACTTCTTATGAGTGCATCGTTAATGTTAATGCATCCGTCACTTGCACACGTGGATAATAATCAACCACTTCCGCAACATGATGGTTCATTCACAGATAGGCAGTGGGTGGAACGCGTACTCTACGGTCATCATAGACGCTCAATAGACAACATGCGTATCACGACTGATAATTTCTTGCTACTGTCCAATATCCTTGTCGAGAGACAGTACGTTCCACACAATTACCAACAGCGCGTGCCCATACAGGAGGCGCTTGCTATGACTTTAATGTTGGTCAGCCACAAGCATACGCACCGCTCAGCTTGTCCTCCGACAGGCGAGCAAATGGCATATACAAATCGGCACGGGTGGCAATCACAGAATGTTCTGGCAGTTTGTGACCATGACATGCGCTTCATCTATGTGTATGCTGGATGGGAGGGAAGTGCACACGATGCGCGAGTGTTGGAGTCAGCATTAGCATATCCGTCCGATTTTCCACTGCCGCAACCTGGTAAGTGATGGGTCCAATATTTCAAGTCAAGCATGTGCTATGCTTTATTTCCACAACTCCTATTTTTTATCGCGTTTATTAATTAGAATAACTTTGTCAAATAGGCCAGTACTACTTAGTTGATGCGGCATACAGGAATGCTCCTGGTTTCATGCCTCCGTATAAGAACGTGGGGTCCGAATCTCCGTCAAAGATCTTGTTCAATACTCGACATTCGCAACTGCGCAATGTCATTGAGCGCACATTCGGTGTGCTTAAGAAAAGATTCAAATGGTTAAAGGGTCCGGTAGATAATTTCTATATGAGCACTCAAATCAGTATAGTCATTGCTTGTTGTGCGTTGCACAACTTTTTAAGGATGCACCAACCAGAAGATGCTCATTTTCAACGGTTTGAATCACAAGACGTGCACTTAAATGAAGAGCCAGAAATAGGCGGGCTAGTACCTCAGCCGTTCGCATTAAACGTGTCTCCTGCAGAGCTGGCGGAATGGAAAGCTAAACGAGACTACATAGCGACTCAAATGTATGCAGCACGAGGGCGACGCCGCCGTTAAGTGTTCATCGCATTAAGTAGGATTGTAATTGTCCCTAAAATATATTTTCCCATGTGTAGAATGTACTTAAAATGTCCTCGATTTCCAACTTCTAAATTAATCTGTACCGTTTGGGTATTAAGTATGCAATTGGTTTAGCGTAAACGTAgtataaaatcaaaattttcgaagtcaaagtcaaaattttcgaagtcaaagtcaaagtcaaagtcaaagtcacATGCTTAAATTCAATAATAAGCACCTGTCCAAACGCTAATTTACACGATTTACTTGCTATCCAAACGCCTATTTCATATTTACGCGATCTTAAAAAGTAACctaaaaaatatcccaaataacttacaatccaaacaaatatattttggcATGGGTTGAGATGCCCACTAATTTGCGACTTCTACACAGTGTAATTTAATGTAGTAGGTCTGAACACTTAACCTTGAAAATCTATTCTATtatctttctatttttatacAATTGCTTATATCACTTAACCTCGAAGATATATTCTATCATCTTTCTATATTTATACAATTGCTCATATCATTCTATTTTTCAACCCATTGAGAAACAATTTGGGATAGGACAAAAAGATATGTGTAGCATCTAAAATTTAATTAAGTCAAATTGTGAAAAGGATATGCAATACTAAGATCCAAAAATAGAATTAGTCAAGtatattaacaagtcaaatagAATTAGTCAGGCACATTTGTGTCGTCATTTTTtattcttcaaaaaattttcttttgaatagatattcatacaaaaagaaaaattttaaaatactaaACATAGAAAACATTGAAACTAAATGGAATAAAAATATTTGACTCATGCTCAAGCTAATAATTAGttttcaataaataataatttgtgATTCAATTTTGACTATTCAAATTGATGATGGTAAAGTATCATATGCAAGAAATAGATATTTACTATatagttttttcaattttgtaAGTTTGAGAATGGACATTATAAATTTTTGATAAggataaattattaaaaaagatagaaaaaaaattcatttataaaagaaaaacaaagaataagaaattgaaataagaaAGCTAATTTTAGAGGCAATCTTTTAAGTTGTTTAaggtataaaaaattttaaacaatAAATTAATAGAGAAATCAAATCTTAAATGGACATGGCTTTGACCTATAATAAGTTGCaaagaaaatagattcaaacaaaaaaaacatgATAATTACTAAAgaaatttttatcaaattattAATTAGATAACATAAATAGGTTAGTATGAGTATTATCATAAAATTATAGGATAAAACAATAAGAAGtaaaaatattcaaaagtttagaaataataataaataaccAAATCAAATAATAGGAgtagaaaaatggaaagttatgaGCAATTGTAAAATTTCTAATCTATGTATAAAATGGAAATATGTGATATCGAagacaaacaaaaaagaaacactATGGATTGATtggtcaaaaataaaaatatgtatcATTGATTCAAACCTATATAAAATAGGGAACTAATGCCTTGATAGAAACTTACTAAATTAAGGAATGTTACCATGTAGTCAGGGGTTCAAATCATtgtatagtaaaaatttttaaaaatgtgcAATAGTGCACTTTTGTGGCCTAGAGAGCtggatttcttttcctttgatccCCTTAGCCAAAATGGATCCTTTCGTAGTATAGTTAGAATGGGAGTAATGTAGATAAATTACCACTAatccaaataataataataataataataataataataataataatacttgaTTGTtgccagaaaagaaaaaaaacaaaaaacataaCACCTATCCAATGCAGCAATGTATCATATAAGATCCGAATAGCAATAAATAATAGAAAGATCCTCTTATAAGGTAATAAGTTAAAGAGATGGTGCGAAAAATAAAAGCAATAATTCTACTATTGGAACCTGTATAGTTTCAAAAATAGGAGTTACAATCTTCTAAATTAAGTCTATACATAGCACAATTGCCTATATACAATGTATACAACGTATAACCATCAAATTGGTATAAATTGGTAAAGTGGGAGGATTAGGAATTGTAAGTAGGAGGTCCTCCTGTGTTCAAAATCTCCCActtacaaaacaagaaaaaaagaaaagaaaaaaaatcaacattgcaatagttttggaagtaataaattaattgagaaaaattctaattgaaaaacTCATTAAATCATTTAGGGATTTTTGTATTTTGTCATTAATGAGTTTTTCAATCACAACCTTTGTCATTAATGAGTCTCATTAAATCCCTCTAGTTGGGAGGTTTTGAAAAACTCATTAAATGAGACAAAAAACTTTTGTCATTAAATCCCTAAATGAATTAATGAGTCTTGTAACTGAATTAAAACTCTAGTTGTTTTTTGCCATAAAGTCCTTCAGTTTTTCAAAtgctataaaaatttttaaaaaatattctaaaaggtactctaaaaagtagtctaaattttttttatgtttaaaaaatattccaaaatatattttaaaaactctactactcttaaatattccaaaatattttctaaaaatatcccaaaatatactctaaaaaatctgttacagtaaattttttcaaaaacaccgcCAAAAACAggtaatccaaacggagccaccAAAAAGTTGTATTTAGGCATTTGACGAATAATTTGAAATTCCCCCAAATCGCTCTAGTTATTTGGTTTATTTAAGAGGTTTTGAATTTATAATTCACCAATTATTAAAACACATTTTAAACACTATAATAATTTGTGATGTATAAATTCAAGTACTTCCTAAATAATCTAAACAATTAGAGATACTTGAGAGAATttcaaattccttcatcaaatctcTCGATACAAACGAAGCAACAGAATTTGTTATGAGGACAAGTGTTGTTGGCGTCAACACTGTGGATTAGGAAAGTGAGATAGAAAATCCCACATCCATTTCACAATACCGTGTGGATATATTTCACAACCAGATGCATTTCCACCGTCATCCGTTcaccaaatatatatatatatatccgcGTATGCATATACCCCTTGCAGAAGGGACTAGACAACAGATTCATCAACTTTTGTCTGTGTAGGATTGAAACACAGGAATATGGAGGCCTTTTCTCTGTATTTCCTCACCATTGTAGTCGTCTTggtttccttcatttttcttggcTTTCTAAGTCAACGTTTCAAATCTAAGACATCCATACTTCCAACAGGCACATTTGGTTTGCCAGTTGTTGGAGAGACACTCCACTTTTTCTCGAGTGGCCCAGAAAAATTTATTCATCAGAGGATGGAAAAATACTCGGCAGAAGTATTCGCGACCTCATTGTTTGGGAAGAAAGTGGCTGTAGTTTGTGGTGCAGCTGGGAACAAGTTTTTACTTTACACTGCAAACGACCAGCTTGCTCCTTGGCTTCCTTCTGCAGCGTCCAAGCTAATGGATTTGGTAGATTCTCCGGGACAATCTGTCAGGCAAGTAATTTCAAAATGTCGAACTTTTCTTCATAGTGAAATCCTGAATCCGAAAACTTTGAGACAGTACATAACCATAATGGATGCCCTGGCAAGGGAACATATCAAGACAGAATGGGATCCTTCCAAAGTGATACTTGTTTATCCTCTTTGCCAGAAGTATGCACTTTCGTTGTCATGCAGATTGCTCCTTGGCCTTGAAGATGCTTGCCAGATTCAAAGAATATCTGATTCTTTCTGGATCATAATGCAAGGGTTGTTTTCAATGCCCATCAATATGCCTGGCACCAGATATAATCGTGCTTTGAAAGAAGTCAAAAGGGTTAAGCATCAATTCTTGAACATCATCGCCAAGAAGAGAGACATGGTTTTTCAGGATACAGGAAGTGCTGGTTCCGACGTATTGTCTCGCATTCTGCTCGAGGGAAACGCCTATTCCATGTCCGATTCAGAGATTGGCGCCTATCTTTTAACTTTAATGCTTCCCAGctatgaaggaataagtgcaACAATCACATTTGCCTTAAACCATCTGGCTGAGCTTCCCCATATTTATGAGGCGGTTTACAAAGGTACGTTTTAAAAATCTCATCCATTTCATTTGCGATCGACAGATTATATCCAACGAGAAGTAGTTAGAAAATCAACCAGTGGGCTTTGATCCATTGGCCATGGGAGACTTTTAGAGCTATTCCGTGCATCAGGTCAAGATTTTGATACCAATTGGGTGTATATTCAGATAGGGAATTGAATGATAAACTTCTAACATTTTCAACTTAATCTATGAGACAAATTAAATTTAAGAGACTTACGATGCAAATAAGATTAAGTTTTCTTATTACAAGATCCATGGAAACTAGATAGGCAATCCTCCTAGTTGTTGAACTAATTAAGATTTCTCCTTCTTTCATATCTTCATCAACGTGTGGGGTTAATTCTTGATAGAAAGCTAATATTCATCTAATTTGAGCAAATCCACCAAGTAGTTCATCTAATTTAAGCAAATCTATCTAATTAATTTCTTACATAGAAATTCATGTAGATTACAGTCATAAACTGAACATGAACTCCTCATTATTTAAAAAGAAGCTAAATGATGCTGTAGTATACAATCCAGAGGTGGATTTCCTTTCCCTCTAGGCTTATACAGCCCTAGCAGGGATTTCCATGGTATAGAAGTAGAACATTATTCTTGCCCAAAAACCAGAAGACAATAATGCACCTCGACTAATCAAATAACAGTGATTTGATTAGCTTGCTTCTCCTGCCATAACAGCCTAACAATacagaaagagaaaaattaaagTACTTGCATTGGAACTTCCTAACAAAGATATGTTGcatgaaaaagaaattaaaaaaatcattaagtATATGGTAAAAGATAGCTGCCAGTAAACTATTGATCGAATCAAATTTTGACCATTAAACAAATTTTCGTCACAAATTGATCACTAAACTAACTAATCAATATACGTGTGACTATTGTGTCGATTAATACTCTTAATCTATGAAATAAGTAGAACACATGGCAAAGTGCAGGGATAGTTTTGTCCACCACTTAATGATTAAGAGCAAAACTATGCCACATGTTTGCTTATTTCATAAATTAAGAACATTAATTGACGCAATGGTCACGGGTGGACTGATTAGTTAGTTTAGTGACCAACTtataatggtttaatggctaaAACTTAACCCGACCAATAGTTTAATGGTTGCCGAGGTTTTTTGCCAATTATCAACTATATGCTGGACCTGAAATCCTATCATTGAATTAGCACAAAGTTATCCTCTCTTGTATAGTCCTTCGGAAACCTTAAACTTCTGCTTGTATAATGAATCATCCTATTTGTCAAATGAACTGTCAGTAAATTGCATGGTTACataaaactccacttttgaTGCCAGCAAACTCGTACGACATCTGAATTCAACCAATGATTAATTTAGACAACCAATGAACTCAGATGACAAAATTTTGTAGCAAACTGCTAAGTGAATTTGTAtaaaaattgatttattcaataATAAGATGAAAAATTCTCCTTAGTCCAataatcatgttttgcttcgTCAGTTTATCCCATGGTTCTGGATTTGGTGCCAATATTTGAGCTTGCATATTCTGTTGATTATAATTTCTAAAAGCAATCCCAAGAAATTTCACTTTCTTCTTGTTCAATAAATTTCTCAAAGCtattatataatttttcatACCACATTCGATCTTATTTCACAATGAGAACTCAAAATTGGTTATTACAAAACAGTCCCAACTCCCAAGGATATTAGGACAGCCATTTAATACTATGTAGTCAACCCTTTTCTTGTAAATAGTTCTTTACACCAAAAGAATGACCAATCTATATATGAATCATTACATGACTGTTAATTATACTATACAAAGTCCAATTTTATAGAAATTAGGCCTAAACAATGCCCAATTTCTCTATAAACAACCGTGGCTTAAccctgccaaaaaaaaaaaatgttgcttAATCCTAGACTTAAGGCATAtaatttcctaatttttttgTCTAAAAATTTCCATTAGCCATTCTTATAGAATTTTACTCCAACAAAGGAAATTAATCAATTTCCATAATCCATCAACATAGAATATTGCTAGACTAAGTAAAAGAACTCTCGGAATTAGAAACTAATAAGCCCTGTGAGAGTATACTTGACACTTAAAACAAGGCCAATGTTTAATTAACTAATAATTATAGCACTTCCAGCAAATTTTTAAAAGCAACAGGTTGAATAAGTAACAGAATTTTGGTGCAACTAGACTAGTGGTCCGTAACTAGACTGTAATATTGGCAATTTCCAATTTAATTCCTAATACGAAAGCTCAAAGTAGGTTatgttcactttttttttttttaaagagtattttacatatatagCCCCCATAATGTACCGAAACATACCATGGTCATTAAAATTGATAGTAAGGGTAGTTtcgaaaagaaaattaaatgcaCTAGTCCCACATCTAATACTTGATGGATATGCacgtaggggtggcaattcgagtccaatcaggttggcgggtcgggtctTGATCCGGCCCGTCAAAAAATCtgtgacccgaacccgacccgtcaacccgtgacgggtcagtaTATCTGacacgaacccgaaaattttgggttggcgggtcgacccgaaatgacccgaaaattaattttaatttattaatttatcattgtaaattctaataaaatcaatttctcacaaaattaattacatcatcaagtaataaaaatttaaataaataatttcaaaatcaaatctaaaataaattaaacaccgaaAAAGTGTtttattccaaaccaaatataaaataaattaaaacgaattatattatttgtccaaatataataattttaacttcaTACAAggtaaataaattcatttaggattaagtaattaatgcctttgaaaaaaaagaatgatttagtttagttagataaaataatttttatgtttattaaattatttttaatttgtaaacgggtcatatcgagtcatatcaggtcaccacgggttgacccgaaatcgacctgttttcttttcgggttcatcgggttcgacccgattctgacccgaaccccCAAAacttcaacccaaacccattaatttcgtgttaggttcgtgtcgtgttttcgggTCGTGTcagaaattgccacccctatatGCACGTGTATATGtttatatgtatacatatatgtgtatgtgtctATATAGTATatcatttgaaataattgacaTATCACTTATCTATTATTGGAGAAGAAAAGGTCGTCGACTTCTTTAATTTAAGCTTGCAATTGTATTAATGTCTACTCAGCTTATGTACACAACTCAATACCTTAActaataattttcatttatttgtggCATTTTTACTTCCTACTAGCTAGGATATTGATATTTTTTGCAAGGGGGAAAAGAATTGCATTTATACATAATTACAAAGAAAGTGAAATACCTATAACATGTCCTGGGAGTCTGGGACTTAGCTGAAGTTGTAGAAACAATAGTTAGATGGTCATGAGATTTGTAATTCGACTCTCAAATTCTCCCATTTTCGCTGTCTTCCTTCTAACGTTTAGAGTTTTGCCTTGAAAAAAATATGGTAACTGGCTTGGTATTAATTATTTAATGCGCAGAACTTATGGAGATTGCCCGGTCAAAAGCTCCTGAAGAACTATTAAATTGGGAAGacgtcaagaaaatgaagtatTCTTGGAATGTGATATGTGAATCGATGAGGTTAACACCACCTAGCATGGGAACCTTTCGAGAGGCCCTGATTGATATCAATTTCGCTGGTATAACTATTCCAAGAGGATGGAAGGTATGCACTTTTTCTGCTTACTCTACATGACAAATTAcaggagaaaaacaagaaacagAAATTGACAAGTGCTGCTACTTTTGATCATTCGTGAGAGCTTGCGCTTTCAGATGCACTGGAGtccatttacaaccaacaaaAATCACAAGTACTTTCCTGATCCAGAGGCTTTTGATCCCACAAGATATGAGGGTGATGGACCGACATCCTGCACATTTCTACCATTTTCTGCAGGACCTCGTATGTGCCCAGGCAAGGACTATTCCATGTTCCTGATACTCGTATACATATATAACGTGGTGACGAGATTTAAGTTACAAAAACTGATTCAAGATGAGAAGATGCGATACCGCGTTGGTCCTGTTCCTGCCAATGGCCTCCCAATGCGCCTGCAAACACATTGAGATAATATGCAGTTTCCCTTTAAGTTCAAGAATCGTTATCTTGTAATTTTGAATGTATCTTATCTTTCAACAGTTATGGAGAAATGGGATTGGCAGTATGAAAGTATATCCATCTTTGTAAAATTGAACTCAGTGAGGTCATAGATAGGATTCTGAGTTGAAGGCAGTACCATTTGTATTGTACCTTTTTTTGGTTCTATGGATGGCCTAAGGCCCTAACTGTTGCAAGCAACAAATCTTGGGGTGCTCACCCCTCTACAATCAGCTCCGAGTAGCTGGCGTAGCTCATCTGGTAGGTTCCGTAGTCTCTGGAAGCTGATGCTCTTCTTTGCTAGATATTTTGCATTCCCATTCTCTGCAAAGAAACTGATTGACCTGGGCAATGAGATTATGGTGGGGGCTGTTCTGTACATTGCCTTGAATAAGGGAGATGCTGGTCATTGAATCCGATTCTAAGATCAATCTTGGATATCCTAAAGCCCATGCCAGGTTCAGGCCATCGACCATTGCCATAATTCTGCAGCTACATTGCTTGCAATTCCTAGTTTAGCACAGAAACCACCATGCCATCTTCCTAGAGCATCCCGTAGAAGACCTCCAGCACCTGCAAGACCCTGGTTGTTAGTTGAGGCTCCGTCAACATTCACTTTAATCCATTCCTCCGGTGGCTTGATCCAACTGATAAACAAAAGTTCCTTTTGTTGCTGATTGCTTTTGATGGACAAAGCTGCATGCGCTTGTTCAGCCTGTGCTATCAGTTTTGTAGTCCTGACATGAAGCTTCTTGTCATCTCCTTTGATGCGGAACTCATTTCTCCCACTCCAAGCAAAATAAACTGATGGTCTGAAGCTTTCCAACTACAAGTTGTATTGCACTTTCAGTATTAAGTTCAGTATGTAACCCAATTTATGTAGTAAGTTCTCTTGTTATCCGTGTTTGGAACAAACAAGGATTTATACCAACAAATTagaggaaaataatttttatggatCCCTAATATATTACTCGACATTGAAAAACAAATTCAGGATCACACTGGCCTCTGTTGAATGGATACTTAATGTAGCTTTTTTAAGTTTGCAATACGCAAGGTACAACAACTACTGCTCTTATCTATTTGCAGCAATTACAATCAATACCAAATGATTAAGTAAACAAAACAGAATACTCTATGCTTAAAAATGCACACTAATCAAAATTTCAGGCTATGCTTATAGACCAATCAAGCTTTGTTGGTTTAATCTTTCTTCAAGAAGCTACAGCTGCTCTAACTTCGTTGATGATGGACTGCAGGATGACAGAAGCAGGTTTTTCTCCTCCTTAACAAAATTTTTCCTATTCCTTTCTCCTCAAATGTGATGGACATTAGTGGCAAGAGACAATCTAGCTACTTGATCAACAAGGTTGTTCCGCGCATAATGAAAACTAATTAGCCAAGAAAGCGCAATATTCCAAGTATAGGCTTCTCTATATGCCAAACTCAATCCTGCACTTCTCTCCAAATATTTGCAGCATTGTGGTATGCAAAATATAGATGATTAATAGTTTTTGCCACCTGTTTAGACAGATATTGCAGCAGCACAAAAGAAACCTTAGAACTGATCATTAGCTCATACTCGAGAAGGGCTTAGACCACACAACCTCCAACCTTTTGCATTGCAGCTCACACTAGACTTTCTTCTCAATAATGGAATCAGAAATACACCATAGCAACTCTAGGGAGCAAGAAAGATGGAGTGACTTCAAAAAGCAACCTTACTCAGAAGCCCTTTTCCAGTTTTCCTCCCAACAGGCCAAGCCAACTTGCCATCAACAAGAAATAGATGATACTTTAGCAGTTAAAGACCTCCCTAAGCTAAAACTGTCTGAAGTGAAACCACTTCCAGCAAATAGCCTATAGGATGCTAGGAGTCATACCTTAGGAAAGTATCTTTTCGATTTTCCACAATGTATTTAATAAATGGTTTTGTCAAGCTTTTgaaatcaaaaattttcctCCAGCACCAAGCAGTATCTTTTAGCATTTCCAGCTTCCAAATAGATTGCCCTTAATCTTATGCAAATGAAACCATCTAATCTACagtgtatttattttaaaaaaaaagggccaAAGAAGTTAAACAACGCAAAATTAGACATTTGTTCCACACATACAACCGTCAAAGTCCCAATCCATCTTCCTCTTGCTGGTATAAGATATCCAACCACGAGACAGCGTGACAATAATACAAAATGTAGCAAATTTCAGTCTTGTGTGTGCAGCCTTTGGAAGTATAAGGAAAGAACAAGAATAAAGCTGAATACTACATGGAAAAAAATTTATCCATTGCAGACTTCTACCATACGTTAATCTTTTATTTGCCCTCCCATTGATCCTAGTTGTGAATTTCTCAATAATAACCTTACATTCTACTCCTCTAAGTGTAGATCAGAGAAGAGGAACGTCCAAATATATGACAGGAAGATATCCTCTTCTCATTTTTAGACAAAAGCAGAGAGCTAAGCACCTTCCCTCATAAACACCTGCCGAAAAGGCCTCACATTTTTGTTAATTTGGCTCAAGACAGGGGAGCTCTTCAAAACTGTGTAGTACCTGTTTTATAACACTCATGGACTTATCACTGATTCACTGGCAGCAGTTAAGATAAACAGATCATCTCTAAAACATATATTATCACATTTAGGGTGAAAATCAAAACCTTATTCCTCAATTTTGAAATCCAGCAAAGCAGCAATATTGGGAGTTCAAAGTCttgaacttttgatgtttaaatACCAGAAACAATGTGCTCATCTTTTATGATTGTAAGCAGCTCAAGACTACATTTGTGAGATGTTAAAAGCTTAGAATCTAGTTCCatcatgaagaaaaatgaatctATCAAAGAGGTAAGATGCAGAGTAATGTTTTAAACTGTAAATGCAGTTGATGATATACGTGCCATTTAAGATGATCTAAAGGTCCTTATTTATGTATACATAACTGGAAATAAAGTTGAGTTACCAGGTACTTTTCCGGTACAGTTGAAAATGTGATGATTCCAACATATCAAATTTAGCTAATTATTTGATTAGTCTATTTTGCCAGGGATGTTGCACTATGATCCCATGTGGATAATGCAGCGCAGGCCCTCTCCTTTGAGCATGTACTCAAATGCCATGTTGATCTCTGAGAAAGGCACTTCATGGGTGAGAAACTTCTCAAAGTTCTAGCTCCTGTAATTAAAAACCATCATTCTGTCAGGAA
This window encodes:
- the LOC113699634 gene encoding beta-amyrin 6-beta-monooxygenase, with amino-acid sequence MEAFSLYFLTIVVVLVSFIFLGFLSQRFKSKTSILPTGTFGLPVVGETLHFFSSGPEKFIHQRMEKYSAEVFATSLFGKKVAVVCGAAGNKFLLYTANDQLAPWLPSAASKLMDLVDSPGQSVRQVISKCRTFLHSEILNPKTLRQYITIMDALAREHIKTEWDPSKVILVYPLCQKYALSLSCRLLLGLEDACQIQRISDSFWIIMQGLFSMPINMPGTRYNRALKEVKRVKHQFLNIIAKKRDMVFQDTGSAGSDVLSRILLEGNAYSMSDSEIGAYLLTLMLPSYEGISATITFALNHLAELPHIYEAVYKGQDFDTNWVYIQIGN